The following are encoded in a window of Solibacillus sp. FSL R7-0668 genomic DNA:
- a CDS encoding aminoglycoside adenylyltransferase domain-containing protein, with protein sequence MKKLSNVFLFIDILQHNLDEILQNNFIGTYIHGSLALGGFNDQTSDIDLIVVTKTTLSNKDKNQLAKFLLVISGKPFPIEISFLHIEQLKTWRHPCPYDFHYSEYWRERTMQDLLNHTSEVINEDIKTDVDLAAHLTIIHYKGICYKGQPICDVFPQIPQSDYIDAIMNDFNDCLENINETPMYSILNMLRVYIYLKHNLIFSKQEAGTWGLIHLSEPNRNTISKALNGYCNKANSLEFTPEELASYKQYILNAIEDRIGYFD encoded by the coding sequence ATGAAAAAACTATCTAATGTATTTCTATTTATAGATATATTGCAGCATAATCTTGATGAAATCCTTCAAAATAATTTTATAGGAACCTATATTCATGGTTCGCTCGCTTTAGGCGGGTTCAATGATCAAACGAGTGATATTGATTTAATTGTTGTGACGAAAACCACTCTTTCCAATAAAGATAAAAATCAATTAGCAAAGTTTTTATTAGTTATTTCAGGCAAGCCCTTTCCAATTGAAATTTCCTTTTTACATATCGAACAATTAAAGACATGGCGACACCCATGCCCGTATGATTTTCATTATAGTGAATATTGGAGAGAGCGTACTATGCAGGATTTATTAAATCATACTTCTGAAGTAATTAATGAAGATATTAAAACTGATGTTGATTTAGCCGCACATCTTACAATTATTCACTACAAGGGTATCTGCTATAAAGGGCAACCGATTTGCGATGTGTTTCCACAAATCCCTCAGTCTGATTATATCGATGCGATTATGAATGACTTTAATGATTGTTTGGAGAACATAAATGAAACTCCTATGTACAGCATTTTAAATATGCTGCGAGTCTACATTTATTTAAAACACAATTTGATTTTTTCTAAGCAGGAAGCTGGAACTTGGGGACTAATACACTTATCAGAGCCGAATCGTAACACCATTTCTAAAGCGCTAAACGGCTATTGCAACAAAGCAAACTCCCTTGAATTTACTCCAGAAGAGTTAGCATCATATAAACAATATATTTTAAATGCAATTGAGGATAGAATTGGATACTTCGATTGA
- the nadA gene encoding quinolinate synthase NadA produces the protein MVLAKFMDISMLPEKYKSLTQEQMETRIREIKDKLGEELFIPGHHYQRDEVIQFADVTGDSLQLAQVAAANKKAKHIVFCGVHFMAETADMLTEDDQIVYLPDMRAGCSMADMANIYQTEEAWLELTKTFGDTIIPLTYVNSTAAIKAFTGRNGGACVTSSNAKSMVQWAFTQKSRLFFLPDQHLGRNTAFELGIPLEHMAVWNPISGKLEYEGALEDVKVILWKGHCSVHEGFTVYNIQEVRKKYPNMNILVHPECSREVVALSDDNGSTKYICDVIEAAPAGSSWAIGTEMNLVKRLIATYPDKHIISLNENMCPCLTMNRIDLPHLLWALEIIEQGGQGNVIAVDKEVTAQALLSLERMLARA, from the coding sequence ATGGTACTCGCTAAATTTATGGACATCTCGATGCTTCCAGAAAAATATAAATCCTTAACCCAAGAGCAAATGGAAACACGCATCCGTGAAATAAAAGACAAGCTAGGTGAGGAGCTATTCATTCCTGGGCATCATTACCAGCGTGATGAGGTTATTCAATTCGCTGATGTAACAGGAGATTCCCTCCAACTTGCCCAAGTAGCTGCCGCCAATAAAAAAGCGAAACATATTGTGTTTTGTGGTGTACATTTCATGGCGGAAACAGCGGATATGCTAACAGAGGATGACCAAATCGTCTACTTACCAGATATGCGTGCTGGCTGCTCTATGGCCGATATGGCGAATATTTACCAAACAGAGGAGGCCTGGTTAGAGCTTACAAAAACATTTGGCGATACAATCATCCCCTTAACCTATGTGAATTCAACTGCCGCTATTAAAGCATTTACAGGGCGTAACGGTGGGGCTTGTGTTACCTCCTCGAATGCAAAATCAATGGTACAATGGGCATTTACACAAAAATCCCGTCTATTCTTCCTACCTGATCAGCATTTAGGACGTAATACTGCCTTTGAGCTTGGTATTCCATTGGAGCATATGGCTGTGTGGAATCCGATTTCAGGCAAGCTCGAGTATGAGGGCGCACTTGAAGATGTGAAGGTCATTTTATGGAAGGGGCATTGCTCTGTACATGAGGGCTTTACGGTATATAACATTCAAGAAGTACGTAAAAAATATCCAAACATGAACATTCTCGTGCATCCCGAATGTAGTCGTGAAGTAGTGGCCCTATCAGATGACAACGGCTCAACGAAGTATATTTGCGATGTCATTGAAGCTGCGCCTGCGGGTTCAAGTTGGGCCATTGGGACAGAAATGAATTTAGTGAAACGATTAATCGCCACTTACCCTGATAAGCATATTATTTCATTAAATGAAAATATGTGCCCATGCTTAACGATGAACCGCATCGATTTGCCCCACTTATTATGGGCACTTGAAATAATCGAGCAAGGTGGACAAGGCAATGTGATTGCTGTTGATAAAGAAGTTACGGCGCAGGCATTATTATCACTAGAGCGTATGTTGGCACGTGCGTAA
- the nadC gene encoding carboxylating nicotinate-nucleotide diphosphorylase, with the protein MNVIKLKAMLTSFFNEDIGDGDLSSEAIFSPEEQGSFTFYAKEDGIFCGAQIIEIGFPLLDSTLNVQVLKKDGESISKGDQLAIIKGSLRSLLTGERVILNLVQRMSGIATKANKAVAQTIGTKAHICDTRKTIPGLRMLDKYAVRIGGAYNHRNGLYDAIMLKDNHIAFAGSITKAVEAARSKIGHTVKIEVEIETKEQLIEAIDAGADIIMFDNRTPAEIRDWISLVPPHIATEASGNITLDNLRAYAESGVQWISLGALTHSVPAFDISALVQQKGEMSYGTR; encoded by the coding sequence ATGAATGTAATCAAACTGAAAGCTATGTTAACGAGCTTTTTTAATGAAGATATTGGCGATGGTGATTTATCGAGTGAAGCGATTTTTTCTCCTGAAGAACAGGGCTCCTTTACGTTTTATGCAAAGGAAGACGGCATTTTTTGTGGTGCCCAAATTATTGAAATCGGCTTTCCTCTATTAGATTCAACTTTAAATGTACAAGTATTAAAGAAAGACGGCGAATCCATTTCAAAAGGAGATCAGCTTGCCATTATTAAAGGTTCTCTTCGAAGCCTATTAACTGGTGAGCGTGTCATATTAAATTTAGTGCAGCGCATGAGTGGAATTGCGACAAAGGCAAATAAGGCAGTTGCTCAAACGATTGGTACGAAGGCGCATATTTGTGACACACGTAAAACAATCCCAGGTCTTCGTATGCTTGATAAATACGCTGTCCGTATAGGTGGCGCCTATAATCATCGGAACGGTCTATATGATGCCATTATGTTAAAGGACAATCATATTGCTTTTGCCGGCAGTATCACAAAAGCTGTTGAAGCCGCGCGTAGTAAAATCGGGCACACTGTCAAAATTGAGGTAGAAATCGAAACGAAGGAGCAACTAATAGAAGCCATCGATGCAGGAGCCGACATTATTATGTTCGATAACCGGACGCCGGCAGAAATTCGTGACTGGATTTCACTCGTGCCACCTCATATTGCAACGGAGGCTTCAGGCAATATAACACTCGACAATTTAAGAGCCTATGCAGAAAGTGGTGTACAGTGGATTTCCCTTGGTGCCCTCACCCATTCCGTCCCTGCATTTGATATTAGTGCACTCGTACAGCAGAAAGGAGAAATGAGCTATGGTACTCGCTAA
- the nadB gene encoding L-aspartate oxidase, whose translation MIIHTDIVIIGGGIAALEAARNLSSRFDVHIITKADLKNSSSYKAQGGIAAVITTHDHTSLHIQDTLEAGEFHHHEENVKALIENGSSIVKELLQEGFKVDFDKDGEISLGLEGAHSKHRIVHAGGDATGKNLVNYLAGGLPPNVHIHTFEFAYELLLNSAGECCGVRVKTNEGEKSYYASYIILATGGAGALYECTSNCENSYGDGIALAYLAGAAITDMEFVQFHPSLLYVNGARGLVSEAVRGAGGRFVDQNGKPIMDGKHPLGDLAPRHITAHEMYKMRASGQETFIDISRIDHFDKKFPTIHALCHQNGVNLSNGKIPIAPGSHFLMGGVITNRYGQTSIPRLFAIGEVACTGVHGANRLASNSLLEGITFGKMMATHLLNNGNKQSNFISKNETGSSLPNNLYAKESLQEAMLNCAGIVRSNEGLQKLIQQLPSISSQKGRLQGYSKKLIELYFMNITASLIAHAAQARTESRGAHIRSDYPSKDELWQKKWIVFEQGKMNVRNDLYECNQTESYVNELF comes from the coding sequence ATGATTATTCATACAGATATTGTCATTATCGGCGGAGGCATCGCTGCACTTGAAGCTGCGCGAAATTTAAGTAGCCGATTTGATGTCCATATCATTACAAAAGCAGATTTAAAAAATAGTAGTTCTTACAAAGCACAAGGTGGTATCGCAGCGGTTATCACTACTCACGACCATACTTCGCTTCATATACAAGACACACTTGAGGCTGGTGAATTTCATCATCATGAGGAAAATGTAAAAGCACTAATTGAAAACGGCTCTTCTATAGTAAAAGAGCTTTTGCAAGAAGGATTTAAGGTAGATTTCGATAAAGATGGGGAAATTTCTCTTGGCTTAGAGGGCGCGCATAGCAAGCACCGAATCGTTCATGCAGGGGGAGATGCTACAGGTAAAAATCTTGTCAATTATCTAGCTGGAGGATTACCACCAAATGTTCATATCCACACATTTGAATTTGCTTATGAACTGCTCTTAAATTCAGCCGGGGAATGCTGCGGTGTTCGCGTAAAAACGAATGAAGGGGAAAAATCTTACTACGCCTCGTACATTATTCTAGCAACTGGTGGGGCCGGTGCACTCTATGAATGTACTTCTAATTGTGAGAATAGCTATGGAGATGGGATTGCATTAGCTTATTTAGCCGGAGCAGCCATTACCGATATGGAATTTGTCCAATTTCATCCGAGCTTACTCTATGTAAATGGAGCAAGAGGTCTCGTTTCGGAGGCTGTTCGAGGAGCTGGAGGAAGGTTTGTTGACCAGAACGGAAAACCGATCATGGACGGTAAGCATCCTTTGGGTGATTTGGCACCACGTCATATTACAGCCCATGAAATGTACAAAATGCGAGCAAGTGGACAAGAAACTTTTATTGATATTTCGAGGATCGACCACTTTGATAAAAAATTTCCCACAATCCACGCCCTTTGTCATCAAAATGGGGTTAATTTATCGAATGGAAAAATCCCCATTGCACCTGGCAGCCATTTTTTAATGGGCGGTGTCATTACGAATCGTTACGGACAAACCTCTATCCCGCGATTATTTGCCATTGGTGAAGTTGCTTGTACGGGTGTGCACGGGGCAAATCGACTTGCAAGTAACTCATTATTAGAAGGCATTACGTTTGGGAAAATGATGGCAACCCATTTGCTGAATAACGGAAATAAGCAAAGTAATTTTATAAGTAAAAATGAAACCGGCTCTTCGTTACCTAATAATCTATACGCTAAAGAGTCTTTACAGGAAGCGATGCTAAATTGTGCCGGTATTGTTCGCTCAAATGAGGGCTTACAAAAATTAATCCAACAATTACCGAGCATCTCAAGCCAAAAAGGACGTCTACAGGGATATTCTAAGAAGCTCATAGAATTATATTTTATGAATATAACCGCTTCTTTAATCGCTCATGCTGCACAAGCAAGAACCGAATCAAGAGGCGCACATATACGCAGTGACTATCCTTCGAAAGACGAACTTTGGCAAAAAAAGTGGATTGTCTTTGAACAAGGAAAAATGAATGTGAGGAACGATTTATATGAATGTAATCAAACTGAAAGCTATGTTAACGAGCTTTTTTAA
- a CDS encoding cysteine desulfurase family protein, which yields MIYLDYAATTPMTEGAIEAYSEVARKLAGNPSSLHDMGGGAATAIKWARKVIADKLDVHEDGIIFTGSGTEGNILAILSLARGVHRGKHIISCMAEHTSVHAALNTVEREGFEVTKLPLTKEGIIDLASIELAIRPETTLITIQHVNSEIGSIQPVKAIAELANKFGIPIHIDCVQSFCKLDITDFSGQVDAITVSAHKVGGPKGCGAIYINPHVRATPVFPGVTHERGLRGGTLDTPSIVAMAVAVEEFMYDITDQWQLRQDLITSLDKKIFQVIGASPENQLPNICGICMRGVEGQYVMLKLNEEGIAISTGSACDVNSASGTKAILAMGKSLTEARQFFRISFGSKTKHEEIVKVHEALNKISMNSNAFL from the coding sequence ATGATTTATTTAGACTATGCAGCAACAACACCAATGACTGAAGGCGCAATAGAAGCTTATAGCGAAGTCGCACGAAAACTCGCAGGCAATCCATCAAGCCTGCATGATATGGGAGGTGGTGCAGCGACTGCTATTAAGTGGGCAAGAAAGGTTATTGCCGATAAGCTTGATGTACATGAGGATGGAATTATTTTTACTGGTAGTGGTACGGAAGGAAATATACTAGCAATTTTGTCTCTAGCGAGGGGAGTCCATCGTGGAAAACATATTATTTCTTGCATGGCAGAGCATACGTCCGTTCATGCAGCATTAAATACAGTAGAACGGGAAGGTTTTGAAGTAACAAAGCTACCGCTAACAAAAGAAGGAATAATCGATTTAGCGAGTATAGAGTTGGCTATTCGCCCAGAGACGACGCTTATTACGATTCAGCATGTGAATTCAGAAATCGGCAGCATCCAGCCCGTCAAAGCAATTGCTGAGCTAGCAAACAAATTCGGAATTCCTATTCATATAGATTGTGTTCAGTCATTTTGTAAGTTAGATATAACGGATTTTTCGGGGCAGGTAGATGCTATCACTGTCTCAGCACATAAAGTGGGTGGACCTAAAGGCTGTGGGGCTATCTATATCAATCCGCATGTGCGAGCGACACCGGTATTTCCGGGAGTCACACATGAAAGGGGCTTACGAGGTGGAACACTGGATACACCAAGTATTGTTGCAATGGCAGTAGCTGTTGAAGAGTTTATGTATGATATCACCGATCAATGGCAGCTTCGCCAAGACCTCATCACATCACTTGATAAGAAAATATTTCAAGTAATCGGAGCTTCTCCCGAAAACCAGCTACCGAATATTTGCGGAATTTGTATGCGAGGGGTAGAAGGGCAATATGTCATGCTCAAATTAAATGAGGAGGGGATTGCCATTTCGACAGGGAGTGCCTGTGATGTGAACAGCGCATCAGGAACAAAGGCAATTCTCGCGATGGGAAAATCATTGACGGAAGCAAGACAATTTTTCCGCATTTCTTTTGGAAGTAAGACGAAGCACGAGGAAATAGTAAAGGTGCATGAGGCGTTAAATAAGATTAGTATGAATTCGAATGCATTTCTTTAA
- a CDS encoding RAxF-45 family protein has protein sequence MNKLAMGTGVQVDTAMYFARVITFKFASNGIGLSFFRQFKNNA, from the coding sequence ATGAATAAGTTAGCTATGGGGACAGGTGTACAAGTAGATACCGCTATGTATTTTGCACGTGTCATTACTTTTAAATTTGCGTCTAACGGGATAGGTCTGTCCTTTTTTAGACAATTTAAAAATAATGCGTAG
- the abc-f gene encoding ribosomal protection-like ABC-F family protein → MQLKAENITKTMGGNTIFKELSLEVNTGARVAIVGRNGSGKTTLFKVLAGIEQPDQGRVIKAKGQTMGYLHQIPSYTNTTVFDVLSEAFTELHAMKARLTDLEQRMQTDMSEKILNQYGEIQEQYLANVGYEIEAKIASIASGLKITKLLEQPFDALSGGEKTKVMLAQILLQQPDILLLDEPTNHLDLAATEWLENYLHYFKGTVIVISHDRMFLNNIVQYVAEIEDGEIWMSKGNYDQYLQNKEAKIAQQFADYQEQQKKIQKIKEAIRRLRQWANEASPPNPDLFRKAKVMEKMLARMELVKKPKTERQMNLQLKAEDRTGKEVFMLRDISHGFDQDFLFMDIQLSVYFQDRLAIVGNNGTGKSTLMKILLGQLQPLDGQVKQGSNLKIGYLAQQFDQFNPKQRLIDAFREQVSLTEYDARHMLAQFLFYGHDVFKKVEQLSGGEKMRLCLAQLMVQKCNVLVLDEPTNHLDIESREALEEALEHFEGTIITISHDRYFLQKLFTRTAWLENQQLTIHEGPFEWAQTKQRELEK, encoded by the coding sequence ATGCAGTTAAAAGCAGAAAATATAACAAAAACTATGGGTGGTAACACCATTTTTAAAGAACTTTCATTGGAAGTCAATACGGGAGCGCGCGTGGCGATAGTCGGTCGTAATGGAAGCGGGAAAACGACGCTATTTAAGGTACTAGCAGGAATCGAACAACCGGATCAAGGTCGTGTTATTAAAGCAAAGGGACAAACAATGGGCTATTTGCATCAAATTCCGAGCTACACAAATACAACCGTTTTTGATGTATTATCTGAAGCGTTTACTGAGTTACATGCAATGAAAGCAAGACTAACGGATTTAGAGCAGCGTATGCAGACGGATATGTCGGAGAAGATTCTAAATCAATATGGTGAAATACAGGAGCAATATCTTGCCAATGTCGGCTATGAAATTGAGGCGAAAATTGCTTCCATTGCGAGTGGATTAAAGATTACTAAGTTATTAGAGCAACCGTTTGACGCGTTAAGTGGTGGAGAAAAAACGAAGGTCATGCTAGCGCAAATTTTATTGCAACAGCCAGATATCCTTTTGTTAGATGAACCAACGAATCATTTAGATTTAGCCGCAACGGAATGGCTAGAAAACTATTTACATTATTTCAAAGGGACGGTTATTGTCATTTCGCATGACCGCATGTTTTTAAACAACATTGTGCAGTATGTTGCCGAAATTGAAGACGGAGAAATTTGGATGAGCAAGGGCAATTACGATCAATACCTTCAAAATAAAGAGGCAAAGATCGCGCAGCAATTTGCGGACTATCAAGAGCAACAGAAAAAGATTCAAAAAATAAAAGAGGCCATTCGTCGTCTTCGTCAATGGGCGAATGAAGCGTCTCCACCGAATCCGGATTTATTCCGAAAAGCAAAGGTCATGGAGAAAATGCTTGCTCGTATGGAATTAGTAAAAAAGCCAAAAACAGAGCGCCAAATGAATTTGCAACTAAAGGCAGAGGATCGAACAGGGAAAGAAGTGTTTATGCTACGCGATATTTCGCATGGCTTTGACCAGGATTTTTTATTTATGGATATTCAGCTATCTGTCTATTTTCAGGACCGTTTAGCAATTGTCGGAAATAATGGAACCGGAAAATCGACGCTAATGAAAATTCTACTTGGCCAATTGCAGCCGCTTGACGGGCAGGTAAAGCAAGGTAGTAATTTGAAAATTGGCTATCTCGCGCAGCAGTTCGACCAATTTAATCCGAAGCAACGATTAATCGATGCCTTTCGTGAGCAAGTGTCATTAACGGAATATGATGCGCGGCATATGTTGGCCCAGTTTTTATTTTACGGTCATGATGTATTTAAAAAAGTCGAGCAGCTCAGCGGTGGTGAAAAGATGCGCCTTTGTTTAGCACAATTAATGGTACAAAAATGCAATGTCCTTGTGCTGGATGAACCAACGAATCATTTAGATATTGAATCAAGAGAAGCCTTAGAAGAAGCGCTTGAACATTTTGAAGGTACGATTATTACGATTAGCCATGATCGCTATTTTTTACAAAAATTATTTACGAGAACGGCATGGTTAGAAAATCAGCAGCTCACAATCCATGAAGGTCCATTCGAGTGGGCACAAACAAAGCAAAGGGAGTTAGAAAAATGA
- a CDS encoding ASCH domain-containing protein codes for MNKIEQYWQQFCALEGLQNIRFTEAFQFGEKADWLASLVVGGTKTATCSSHPLYEIEGDALPAVGDYQIVLNSHDEPVAIIKSTSIEIYPFNEVPVDFALAEGEGTYEEWKEAHIAFFGRLLPEYNLQFTEDMLTVCDRFEKVYPK; via the coding sequence ATGAATAAAATTGAACAGTATTGGCAACAATTTTGTGCGTTAGAAGGATTACAAAATATCCGTTTTACAGAAGCTTTTCAATTTGGCGAAAAGGCAGATTGGTTGGCAAGTCTCGTTGTTGGTGGAACAAAGACAGCCACTTGCTCAAGCCATCCTTTGTATGAAATCGAGGGAGATGCTTTACCCGCAGTAGGTGATTATCAAATTGTCTTAAACAGTCATGATGAGCCTGTTGCCATTATAAAATCCACTTCAATAGAAATTTATCCGTTTAATGAGGTGCCCGTTGATTTTGCGTTGGCAGAGGGAGAGGGGACTTACGAAGAGTGGAAAGAGGCGCATATCGCGTTCTTTGGTCGGCTATTACCTGAGTACAATCTACAATTTACAGAGGATATGCTGACGGTTTGCGATCGGTTTGAAAAAGTCTATCCGAAATAA